The genomic region GCGAACGGCGCGAGTACCGAGGTGTCGGCCTCCTTGGCCTGCAGGATGAGCGGATCGCCGCCGTCCCGGCCGAGCAGGAGGATGACCCAGCAGCGGGTTCCGACGCTGCCCACCCCCACGACCTTGCGGGCCATGTCCACCGGCCGGAAGTCGGCGAGCAGGGCCCGCCGGTCCGACGGGAGGCTGCGGCCGTAGCGCCGTACGAGTCTGCGGAACTCCCGTTCCGTGGCGTCGCGCTCGGCGTCGTGCAGCAGATCCGCGATCGGCACGAGCAGCGGCGGATCCGCCGAGAGCCGGAGCCGTCCACCGGACACCTCGGTGAGCTTGTCGAACGCCTGCAGGCTGTCACGGGTGCGGGCCTTCGCGGTCGCTCTGGCCAGGCGCTCGCGGCCACCGGCAGCCAGTCTGCCGGCGCCCACCGCCCGCAGGTGGCCCTCGTCGATCCGCGCGTACCAGACATCGAGGTTCCGCATGCCCGCGAACCTGATCATCGACTCCCGGTACGACCGCACCGTGGCCAGCACGATGCGCTTTTGCTCACGGTCCGTGAATCCGTTCGCGCGCCCCGCGATGACGAAGCTGGCCGCGAGGCGCTTGACGTCCCACTCCCAGGGGCCGGGCAGCGTCTCGTCGAAGTCGTTGATGTCGAACAGCAGGTGGCGCTCGGGGGAGGCGAGCAGCCTGAAGTTCAGCAGGTGGGCGTCACCGCACAGCTGGGCCCTGATACCGGAGTCCGGTGTCCCGGCGAGATCGGCTGCCATGACGGCCGCGGCGCCCCGGTAGAAGCGGAACGGCGACTCCGTCATCCGCCCGTAGCGGATGGGCACGAGCTCCGGTACGCGGGCCGCCGACTGCGCCTCCAGCACCGTCAGCGGATCGGGCCGGTCCGGCGGCGGGTCGAAGACGCCGTGGCTCGAACGGGGTGCCCTTCCACGGGCAGCCTTGCCGAGAGCGGCCCGTTCCTCGGGCGTCGCGCCCGGTAGGGCTCGGAGCGGTGAAACGGCTTCCCGGGGCATGTCGGCCCTCCTGGCGAGAGCGGGGCCGTGCGGCCCCGCTTCCCATCATCCCGGTCCGGCGGGGTTCCGGCCGCTCGGAGCGGCCGCTCCTCAGGCCTGTCCGCCGTGCCGGGCCCGGCCCACCCTTCGCCAGATCGCACGCTGGCATCTGAGCGCGACCGCCCCCACAACGATGAGCACCGTGATGTTGACCAGGAGCTGAATGAGAGAACCCCTCGCCTCGGACCAGCTGCCGAAGGCCGTGGAGACGCTGATGGCCGCGGCGGCAGGGATCGTCGTGACGGAGATGAACACCCCGAGCAGGGCGCTCGCGCGTGCCTCGGTGAGCGACACGATGCCCACGACGCCGGCCAGGGCGGCGACGGCGACGGAGAAGAAGTTCGGGGTGTTGATCAGATCGGAGACCGGTCGCAGCCCCAGATCGAAGGCCTGGGACTGCAGACCGAATCCGCGGATGAGCAGACTGAAGAGGAAGGTGACCGCGATCGTCAGCAGCAGACCCGCGCACAGGGCGGACAGCCCCTTGCGCACCATGGCCCGGTCCCTCCTGTCGAAGCCCAGTGCCACGGCGACGATCGCTCCGTACTCGGGACCGACGACCATCGCCCCGACGATCAGGATCTGGGAGTTGGTGACGATTCCGACCGAGCCGATGAGTCCCGCGATCACCAGGTACAGATAGAAACTCGGCGCGTACCTCCCCTCCGACCGGATGCGCGCCTCCACCTGGTCCCAGACCGGAGCGTTCGACAGCGCGCCGAGCCGCCGCGACGCGCCCTCCGAGGCCCGTCCGGAGAACGCCATG from Streptomyces sp. QL37 harbors:
- a CDS encoding DUF2252 domain-containing protein, which gives rise to MPREAVSPLRALPGATPEERAALGKAARGRAPRSSHGVFDPPPDRPDPLTVLEAQSAARVPELVPIRYGRMTESPFRFYRGAAAVMAADLAGTPDSGIRAQLCGDAHLLNFRLLASPERHLLFDINDFDETLPGPWEWDVKRLAASFVIAGRANGFTDREQKRIVLATVRSYRESMIRFAGMRNLDVWYARIDEGHLRAVGAGRLAAGGRERLARATAKARTRDSLQAFDKLTEVSGGRLRLSADPPLLVPIADLLHDAERDATEREFRRLVRRYGRSLPSDRRALLADFRPVDMARKVVGVGSVGTRCWVILLLGRDGGDPLILQAKEADTSVLAPFAGPSAYRNQGERVVAGQRLMQAAGDIFLGWERVDGIDGRRRDFYVRQLRDWKGIAEPERMAPRGMAAFGELCGTTLARAHARSGDRIAIAAYLGHGDVFDRALATFAERYADRNERDHRALVDAVAAGRLPAAGADAR
- a CDS encoding DUF389 domain-containing protein, encoding MDMIHVRAVSPPDLTERAEELLGGNPYVLNLIVQRGAARNPDGDSVACDVLTGAANDVLRGLRDLQIDLRGSVVVEPVDMAFSGRASEGASRRLGALSNAPVWDQVEARIRSEGRYAPSFYLYLVIAGLIGSVGIVTNSQILIVGAMVVGPEYGAIVAVALGFDRRDRAMVRKGLSALCAGLLLTIAVTFLFSLLIRGFGLQSQAFDLGLRPVSDLINTPNFFSVAVAALAGVVGIVSLTEARASALLGVFISVTTIPAAAAISVSTAFGSWSEARGSLIQLLVNITVLIVVGAVALRCQRAIWRRVGRARHGGQA